A region from the Sulfurospirillum oryzae genome encodes:
- a CDS encoding phosphoketolase family protein translates to MKHEPLSSSELEHINAYWRAANYLSVGQIYLLDNPLLKQPLTLKHIKPRLLGHWGTTPGLNFIYAHLNRIIQKDDLNMLFIAGPGHGGPAVVANTYLEGIYSEVYPEISQDEKGMQKLFKQFSFPGGIPSHAAPQTPGSIHEGGELGYAVSHAYGAVFDNPELIACCVVGDGEAETGPLATAWHSNKFLDPKRDGAVLPILHLNGYKIANPTVLARISHDELEKLFVGYGYEPYFVEGDEPMAMHQKMAETLDAITLKIKTIWHEARNKGNTKRPRWPIIILRSPKGWTGPKEVDGLKTEGSWRSHQVPLSELDKKPEHITILENWMKSYKPEELFDKNGKLIPKLASLAPQGEKRMGANPHTNGGALLKELHVPDFKKYAVEVKAPGFVTCESTRTLGNYLRDVMASNMQNFRVFGPDETASNRLGALFEVTNRVWMAEHYDTDDHLAQDGRVMEILSEHTCQGWLEGYLLTGRHGFFSCYEAFIHIIDSMFNQHAKWLKVTSREIPWRKPIASLNYLLTSHVWRQDHNGFSHQDPGFIDVVVNKKAHIVNVYFPPDANTLLWVGEHCLKSRDSINVIVAGKQPELQWLGMKEAIEHCEKGIGIWEWASNDKGDEPDVVMACCGDVPTLEMLAAVSILHDLAPELKIRFINVVDLMALEPQEEHPHGLSHEAFNALFPKDTPTIFAYHGYPWLIHRLAYRRANHDHLHVRGYKEEGTTTTPFDMVVLNDMDRFHLVMDVMDRVPKMHAHAESIRQKMRAKLLEHKTYIEAYGQDMPEILNWKWTRSL, encoded by the coding sequence ATGAAACATGAACCGCTTTCATCATCTGAACTAGAGCACATTAACGCGTATTGGCGTGCAGCCAATTATCTTTCTGTTGGGCAAATTTACCTGCTCGATAACCCGCTGCTTAAACAACCTTTGACATTAAAACATATCAAACCGCGCCTTCTTGGGCATTGGGGCACAACACCAGGGCTTAATTTTATCTACGCGCATCTAAACCGTATCATTCAAAAAGATGATCTTAACATGCTCTTTATCGCAGGGCCTGGGCATGGAGGGCCTGCTGTGGTTGCCAACACTTACTTGGAGGGAATCTACAGTGAAGTCTATCCTGAAATCTCACAAGATGAAAAAGGTATGCAAAAACTCTTCAAACAATTCTCATTTCCGGGCGGCATTCCAAGCCATGCCGCGCCCCAAACACCCGGTTCCATCCATGAGGGAGGTGAGCTTGGGTATGCGGTGTCGCATGCTTATGGTGCGGTATTTGACAACCCTGAACTTATCGCGTGTTGTGTAGTCGGTGATGGCGAAGCTGAAACAGGACCTCTGGCTACAGCGTGGCACTCCAACAAATTTTTAGACCCAAAACGTGATGGCGCAGTGCTTCCCATCTTACACCTCAACGGCTACAAAATCGCCAATCCAACCGTACTTGCGCGCATCTCGCACGATGAGCTTGAAAAACTCTTTGTGGGATATGGGTATGAACCCTACTTTGTTGAGGGCGATGAGCCCATGGCGATGCATCAAAAAATGGCAGAAACCTTGGATGCCATAACCCTCAAAATTAAAACCATTTGGCATGAAGCCCGAAATAAAGGCAATACAAAGCGTCCTCGCTGGCCTATAATTATTTTACGTAGTCCCAAAGGCTGGACAGGTCCTAAAGAGGTTGATGGACTCAAAACCGAAGGTTCATGGCGTTCACACCAAGTGCCACTTTCCGAGCTTGATAAAAAACCTGAGCACATTACCATTCTTGAAAACTGGATGAAAAGTTATAAACCCGAAGAGCTTTTTGATAAAAATGGAAAACTTATTCCCAAGCTCGCATCTCTTGCTCCACAAGGCGAAAAACGCATGGGAGCAAATCCTCATACCAATGGTGGGGCTTTACTCAAAGAGTTACACGTGCCTGATTTTAAAAAATATGCAGTAGAGGTCAAAGCCCCAGGTTTTGTCACCTGCGAATCCACACGTACTTTAGGAAATTACCTGCGTGATGTGATGGCTTCTAATATGCAAAATTTTCGCGTTTTTGGACCCGATGAAACGGCATCCAATCGCCTAGGTGCGCTTTTTGAAGTGACTAACCGCGTTTGGATGGCAGAGCATTACGACACAGATGACCACCTTGCCCAAGATGGTAGAGTCATGGAAATTCTCTCCGAACATACCTGCCAAGGCTGGTTAGAGGGTTATCTACTCACGGGACGTCATGGCTTTTTCTCGTGTTATGAGGCATTTATCCACATCATCGACTCCATGTTCAACCAACATGCAAAATGGCTTAAAGTGACCAGTCGTGAAATCCCATGGCGTAAACCTATTGCATCGCTCAACTATCTTTTGACCTCACACGTTTGGCGTCAAGACCACAACGGTTTTTCACACCAAGACCCTGGCTTTATCGATGTCGTCGTGAACAAAAAAGCACACATCGTCAATGTCTACTTTCCACCCGATGCCAACACACTTTTATGGGTTGGGGAACATTGTCTTAAAAGTCGTGACTCCATCAATGTCATCGTTGCGGGAAAACAGCCTGAATTACAGTGGCTTGGTATGAAAGAAGCGATAGAACATTGTGAAAAAGGCATTGGTATTTGGGAGTGGGCAAGCAATGATAAAGGGGACGAGCCTGATGTGGTGATGGCATGTTGTGGCGATGTCCCAACGTTAGAAATGCTCGCAGCGGTGAGTATTTTACACGACTTGGCACCTGAGCTCAAAATTCGTTTTATCAATGTTGTTGACCTTATGGCACTTGAACCCCAAGAAGAGCATCCTCATGGACTGTCACATGAAGCCTTTAACGCCCTCTTTCCTAAAGATACCCCTACCATCTTTGCGTATCATGGTTATCCGTGGTTGATTCACCGTTTGGCGTACCGAAGAGCCAATCACGACCATTTACATGTAAGAGGGTATAAAGAAGAGGGAACGACCACAACGCCCTTTGATATGGTTGTACTCAACGATATGGACAGATTTCATTTGGTTATGGATGTGATGGATCGCGTACCTAAAATGCACGCTCATGCAGAGTCTATTAGACAAAAAATGCGCGCAAAACTGCTTGAGCATAAAACATACATTGAAGCGTACGGTCAAGATATGCCGGAGATTTTAAACTGGAAGTGGACGAGGTCGCTTTAA
- a CDS encoding lactate/malate family dehydrogenase gives MRVGIIGAGGVGVELVNYLLTLGNMSEITLVNRNKEKAWAEIEDFSYVASFTYARNTRLHHGDYADCKECDVIVITAGVQLKGNQTRDELLGENASLIKSMVRELHHYAPNAILIMVTNPVDVLTHIAFKEGLYPRERLISAGTLVDTARFMKIVSKKVGIDPKNIYGFVLGEHGKGSTIPWSICNICGLDVDTFCELNGLPPLDKEQIYHDVINAGFEIFHKKGNTNHSIAASVFRIIRAIANNEHSVLPLGVYLEGEYGLRDVVLNVPVVVNKAGASKILNYKLLPEELEALHVSAKVMQKMAREVL, from the coding sequence ATGCGTGTAGGAATTATCGGAGCGGGTGGCGTTGGTGTTGAGTTAGTGAATTACCTCTTAACGCTTGGCAATATGAGTGAAATCACTTTGGTCAATCGCAATAAAGAGAAAGCTTGGGCAGAGATCGAAGATTTTTCGTATGTCGCTTCTTTTACGTATGCACGAAACACACGCTTGCATCATGGTGACTATGCCGATTGCAAGGAGTGTGATGTTATTGTCATCACCGCAGGTGTTCAACTCAAAGGTAATCAAACCAGAGATGAACTCTTAGGTGAAAACGCTTCACTGATTAAAAGTATGGTGCGCGAACTTCATCACTATGCCCCCAATGCTATTCTTATCATGGTGACCAACCCCGTAGATGTTTTAACGCATATCGCTTTTAAAGAGGGGCTTTACCCAAGAGAGCGCCTTATCAGTGCGGGGACATTGGTTGATACGGCACGTTTTATGAAAATTGTCAGTAAAAAAGTAGGGATAGACCCTAAAAATATTTATGGTTTTGTTTTGGGCGAACATGGAAAAGGAAGTACGATTCCTTGGAGTATTTGCAATATTTGTGGTTTAGACGTCGATACGTTTTGTGAACTCAATGGCTTACCACCGCTGGATAAAGAACAAATTTACCACGATGTCATCAATGCTGGCTTTGAGATTTTCCACAAAAAAGGCAATACCAATCACAGCATAGCGGCAAGTGTTTTTCGCATCATTCGTGCGATTGCCAACAACGAACACTCTGTACTTCCTCTTGGTGTTTACTTAGAAGGTGAGTATGGGCTTCGCGATGTCGTGCTTAATGTTCCCGTTGTCGTAAACAAAGCGGGGGCTAGTAAAATCCTCAATTACAAACTTTTACCTGAAGAGCTTGAAGCGTTACATGTAAGCGCAAAAGTCATGCAAAAAATGGCGCGCGAGGTGCTTTAA
- a CDS encoding inorganic phosphate transporter, producing the protein MSVLWNALNDVSALTIALLLLSLGIALFYEMINGFHDTANAVAMIIYTHSMKAKYSVIMSGIMNFLGVLMGGIGVAYAIVHLLPLDIMVETNQNAALAMVYSLLISAVIWNFGTWYFALPVSSSHSLIGSIIGVSATFGIVNGFDLSHSVNWKVVYTVLTGLALSPVIGFVFALVLMKLARKYIDNPKLFKSPNDEDKRKHPSFLARMGIVATGAGVSFAHGSNDGQKGIGLIMIILIGILPNYYALDMNSHHYKIIQTKDAANNLARFYADNNEKIAQLVNEKRLISALKTKNTIAECNVDQVAATTSLVASKLDGLSSYSQLSPKDRWSIRTSILCSDNFFAQAEKIYLLTDKDKSDYIANQRKYLVASIEYAPYWVIMAVAFAIGIGTMIGYQRIVHTIGEKIGSKPINYMQGTVAQATAMITILLANFAHAPVSTTHILSSAVTGSMVAEPDGGVQKGTVKVIVLSWLFTLPVTALLGSGIYLGLNFFLK; encoded by the coding sequence ATGTCTGTACTTTGGAATGCTTTAAATGATGTCAGCGCTCTTACGATAGCCTTATTGCTTTTATCGTTAGGGATTGCTTTATTTTATGAAATGATTAATGGTTTTCACGATACTGCGAATGCAGTCGCAATGATTATTTACACGCACTCGATGAAGGCGAAGTATTCTGTCATTATGTCTGGTATTATGAACTTTTTAGGTGTTTTAATGGGCGGTATCGGTGTTGCTTACGCCATCGTTCACTTGCTTCCACTCGACATTATGGTGGAAACAAATCAAAATGCCGCACTTGCGATGGTTTATTCACTTCTTATTTCTGCTGTTATATGGAATTTTGGTACATGGTATTTTGCTTTGCCAGTATCAAGTTCTCATTCACTTATTGGCTCTATTATTGGCGTTAGTGCCACATTTGGTATTGTTAATGGGTTTGATCTTTCGCATAGCGTGAATTGGAAAGTTGTTTATACGGTCTTAACGGGCTTGGCTTTATCGCCAGTTATAGGATTTGTTTTTGCATTAGTGCTTATGAAATTAGCAAGAAAATATATTGACAATCCAAAACTTTTCAAGTCTCCCAATGATGAAGATAAAAGAAAACATCCTAGTTTCCTAGCGCGAATGGGAATCGTCGCAACAGGGGCAGGTGTTAGTTTTGCGCATGGTTCAAATGATGGACAAAAGGGTATAGGTCTTATTATGATCATCCTTATTGGTATTTTGCCAAATTATTATGCGTTAGATATGAACTCACATCACTATAAGATTATTCAAACCAAAGATGCTGCCAATAACTTAGCACGGTTTTATGCAGATAACAATGAAAAAATTGCACAGCTTGTCAATGAAAAGCGTCTCATTAGTGCGTTAAAAACAAAGAATACGATTGCAGAATGTAACGTAGACCAAGTTGCCGCTACCACATCTCTTGTTGCTTCAAAACTTGATGGATTAAGTTCGTATTCACAGCTTTCTCCTAAGGATAGATGGAGCATTCGTACCTCTATTTTATGTTCAGATAACTTCTTTGCTCAAGCTGAAAAAATTTATCTCTTAACAGACAAAGATAAGTCTGATTACATAGCCAATCAGCGAAAATACCTTGTCGCTTCTATTGAGTATGCCCCTTATTGGGTTATCATGGCGGTTGCTTTTGCTATAGGAATTGGCACGATGATAGGATACCAAAGGATTGTACATACCATTGGTGAAAAAATTGGTTCAAAGCCGATTAATTATATGCAAGGAACTGTCGCACAAGCGACTGCGATGATTACAATTTTATTGGCGAACTTTGCGCATGCTCCTGTTAGTACAACGCATATTCTCTCCAGTGCAGTCACAGGCTCCATGGTAGCAGAACCTGATGGCGGTGTGCAAAAAGGCACGGTAAAAGTCATTGTGCTTTCATGGCTCTTCACGTTACCGGTTACAGCATTACTCGGTTCTGGGATATATTTAGGGCTTAATTTTTTCCTAAAATAA
- a CDS encoding TAXI family TRAP transporter solute-binding subunit — protein MHRKLATLALVGTFSLSMFAAEFITIGTGSVTGTYYPTGGSICQMVNKNKKETNIRCSVESTAGSIYNVNTIKAGELDFGIAQSDTVYQAYRGEGKFEGAAAIPELKSVIAIYPELLALVVSQKSDIKKITDLKGKKINLDSPGSGTRFTANIVFDAFGMKLSALAPTNELKSSDGPTLLQHNQIDGYFFLAGHPTANIKDAANVVDISIVPIEGPSIDALLKKYPYYAKGFISKTFYRGVPNDVPSIGVKAVLVTNSKVKEETVYQVTKAILDNFEKFKELHPAYKTITKQSLLEGLSAPQHPGAIRAFKEAGLL, from the coding sequence ATGCATAGAAAACTTGCTACACTAGCACTTGTCGGAACGTTCAGTCTTTCTATGTTTGCCGCAGAATTTATTACTATTGGAACAGGTAGTGTAACGGGAACATACTACCCAACAGGTGGATCAATCTGCCAAATGGTGAATAAAAATAAAAAAGAGACCAATATTCGATGCTCTGTAGAATCCACCGCTGGCTCTATTTATAATGTCAATACAATTAAAGCAGGTGAACTTGACTTTGGCATTGCACAAAGCGATACTGTTTATCAAGCCTATAGAGGTGAAGGCAAATTTGAGGGAGCTGCTGCGATACCAGAGCTTAAAAGTGTTATAGCAATCTATCCTGAGCTTTTAGCCCTTGTTGTCAGTCAAAAATCAGACATCAAAAAGATAACTGATCTCAAAGGGAAAAAGATTAATCTTGATTCACCAGGCTCAGGTACACGCTTTACAGCAAATATTGTCTTTGATGCTTTTGGCATGAAACTCTCTGCTCTTGCCCCAACGAATGAGCTTAAATCATCTGATGGACCAACGCTGCTACAACACAATCAAATAGATGGTTATTTTTTTCTAGCGGGACATCCAACGGCTAACATTAAAGATGCGGCTAACGTTGTTGACATCTCTATTGTTCCTATCGAAGGCCCTAGCATCGATGCTCTTTTGAAAAAATATCCCTATTACGCAAAAGGCTTTATCTCTAAAACATTTTACAGAGGTGTTCCAAATGATGTTCCAAGTATTGGGGTGAAAGCTGTTCTTGTAACCAATAGCAAAGTAAAAGAAGAGACCGTCTATCAAGTCACCAAAGCCATTCTTGACAACTTCGAGAAATTCAAAGAACTTCATCCAGCCTACAAAACGATTACAAAACAAAGTCTTCTTGAAGGTTTAAGTGCACCCCAACATCCTGGTGCCATTCGAGCTTTTAAAGAAGCAGGACTTTTATAA
- a CDS encoding radical SAM protein: MSNIVFGPITSRRFGQSLGIDLSPLSKQCNFDCLYCELKGAKTVDKAKEAPSTQEILEALGEALHKHQNIDVITLTANGEPTLYPELGALVEGILKIKKEHKLLILSNGATISDPAIQEILSKLDIVKLSLDCVSPKCFKKLDRAHKGIEIAEIIEGMKRFRKRYSKELVIEILVVEGLNDTEEEFQALSAVLHDINPDRIDVGTIDRPPAYDVKGVSIERLIELANLLQGLHVNIAYKKNYIPQKRHFSKEEILELLKRRPQSFEDIALCFDEQSLENLQHLVDENVLHVKHIAGVDFYTTH, translated from the coding sequence ATGAGTAACATTGTTTTTGGACCTATTACGTCTAGACGTTTTGGGCAATCTCTTGGCATCGACCTTAGTCCCTTGTCCAAGCAATGTAATTTTGACTGCCTTTACTGCGAACTCAAAGGCGCTAAAACAGTCGATAAAGCCAAAGAGGCACCTTCAACTCAAGAAATTTTAGAGGCACTTGGCGAAGCATTGCATAAGCATCAAAATATTGATGTCATTACACTTACTGCCAATGGTGAGCCTACTCTTTACCCAGAACTGGGTGCCTTAGTTGAGGGTATACTCAAAATAAAAAAAGAGCATAAACTTCTTATTCTTTCTAATGGTGCGACCATTTCCGATCCAGCCATCCAAGAGATTCTCTCAAAACTGGATATCGTCAAACTCTCTTTAGATTGTGTTAGTCCTAAATGTTTTAAAAAGCTCGATCGTGCTCATAAAGGCATTGAGATAGCTGAGATTATTGAAGGGATGAAACGTTTTAGAAAGCGTTACTCAAAAGAACTTGTGATTGAAATTTTGGTGGTCGAAGGATTAAATGACACCGAAGAAGAGTTTCAAGCATTAAGCGCCGTTTTGCATGACATCAACCCCGATCGTATTGATGTTGGCACTATCGATCGCCCACCTGCGTATGATGTAAAAGGTGTGAGTATCGAGCGTTTGATTGAGCTTGCAAATCTGCTTCAAGGCTTACATGTAAACATCGCTTACAAGAAAAACTATATTCCACAAAAGCGCCATTTTAGTAAAGAAGAGATACTTGAACTTCTTAAACGCAGACCACAGAGTTTTGAAGATATAGCGCTCTGTTTTGATGAGCAAAGCCTTGAAAATCTACAACATTTAGTCGATGAAAATGTTTTACATGTAAAGCATATCGCTGGCGTTGATTTTTATACGACACACTAA
- the hemE gene encoding uroporphyrinogen decarboxylase, whose translation MIFVDACFGKKTPYTPVWMMRQAGRYLPEYMEVRAQAGDFLSLCKDPEKACAVTLQPVDILGVDAAILFSDILVVPLEMGMELQFLKGEGPVFSHPIKNQADLDKLDVQKAIDGLEYVYETIRLIRGRLAADKALIGFCGAPWTLATYMIEGQGTKTYALVKKLIYSNPQFMHALLKKVTEVLKGYMERQIQSGTNVVMIFDSWAAALEESAYFEFSWSYMKEISAYLKLKYPHVPIILFPKGISGYLDKIDGEFDVFGVDWSTPIELAKAKLGGKYVLQGNMEPTRLYSKEAIDEGIDHIINVMKNERHIFNLGHGILPDIPVEHAKYFIKQVQTRTKI comes from the coding sequence ATGATTTTTGTGGATGCGTGTTTCGGTAAGAAAACCCCCTATACGCCTGTATGGATGATGCGTCAAGCCGGACGTTATTTGCCTGAGTATATGGAAGTCAGAGCTCAAGCGGGAGATTTTTTATCTCTTTGCAAAGACCCTGAAAAAGCGTGTGCAGTTACCCTGCAACCGGTTGATATTTTAGGGGTGGATGCGGCTATTTTATTTAGCGATATTTTGGTTGTGCCTCTTGAAATGGGAATGGAGCTTCAGTTTTTAAAAGGCGAAGGTCCCGTTTTTTCACACCCTATTAAAAACCAAGCAGACCTTGACAAACTTGATGTGCAAAAAGCCATTGATGGGTTGGAGTATGTCTATGAGACAATTCGACTGATCCGAGGTCGTTTGGCTGCCGATAAAGCGCTTATTGGCTTTTGCGGGGCTCCTTGGACACTTGCGACTTATATGATTGAAGGTCAAGGCACTAAGACGTATGCACTTGTCAAAAAATTGATTTACTCTAATCCTCAATTTATGCACGCCCTTTTGAAAAAAGTAACGGAAGTGCTAAAAGGTTATATGGAGCGTCAAATTCAAAGTGGTACCAATGTCGTGATGATTTTTGACTCATGGGCAGCAGCACTTGAAGAGAGTGCTTATTTTGAATTTAGCTGGTCGTATATGAAAGAGATTAGCGCGTATTTGAAATTAAAATACCCGCATGTTCCTATTATTTTATTCCCAAAAGGAATTAGTGGTTATTTGGATAAAATCGATGGTGAATTTGATGTTTTTGGTGTGGATTGGTCAACGCCGATTGAGCTCGCAAAAGCAAAATTGGGAGGTAAGTATGTTCTTCAAGGCAACATGGAGCCAACGCGCCTTTACAGCAAAGAGGCGATTGATGAGGGAATTGATCATATTATCAATGTTATGAAAAATGAGAGACATATCTTTAACTTAGGGCATGGTATTTTGCCAGATATTCCCGTTGAACACGCTAAATACTTCATCAAACAAGTACAAACTCGCACGAAAATCTAA
- a CDS encoding YqhA family protein: MLEKLFESTLWSSRFITLTAVIFSILAAFALFFVASADLYHVLVTTYQYFFAGIHPENFHEDIVAEIIGAIDLYLIAVVLLIFGFGIYELFISEIDVAKDSGGDKILYVSSLDELKDKIGKVIVMVLVVSFFQRVLHAEYKGALEMLYLSFSILALSLGLYFLHKEGKH; this comes from the coding sequence ATGCTTGAAAAATTGTTTGAATCAACCCTATGGTCAAGTAGGTTTATTACACTTACGGCCGTTATTTTTAGTATTTTAGCAGCATTTGCACTCTTCTTTGTTGCAAGTGCTGATTTGTACCATGTGCTCGTAACGACGTATCAGTACTTTTTTGCAGGTATCCATCCTGAAAATTTTCATGAGGATATTGTTGCTGAAATTATTGGGGCTATTGATCTCTACTTGATTGCGGTTGTTTTACTGATCTTTGGTTTTGGTATTTATGAGCTTTTTATCTCAGAAATTGATGTTGCCAAAGATTCTGGTGGCGATAAGATTTTATATGTGAGCTCACTTGACGAACTCAAAGATAAAATTGGTAAAGTGATCGTGATGGTACTTGTTGTTAGCTTTTTTCAACGGGTACTTCACGCTGAATACAAGGGTGCTTTAGAGATGCTCTATCTTTCATTTTCTATTTTAGCACTCTCTCTAGGGCTTTATTTTTTACATAAAGAGGGAAAACACTAA
- a CDS encoding aspartate-semialdehyde dehydrogenase, translating into MKKYNVAIVGATGAVGEELCRVLEEVDFPVNNLVPLASSKSAGLEVEFKGKAYKVLELTEKSFEENDVEIAFFSAGGDISAHYAPFAAEAGAVVIDNTSHFRMDPDVPLVVPECNPADIDQWQNRGIIANPNCSTIQMVQVLKPLDDLFNITRVDVATYQAVSGAGKSGMEELVNQMQDFFAFKLDQCEPKTFAHQIALNVIPHIDVFMDNAYTKEEMKMVNETQKILGKKMEISATCVRVPVMRSHSEAITIHFEKDVNLDKAIEALKNAENVVVIDNPAKKEYPMPIISTDTNETYVGRIRKDINRDNVLHLWCVADQIRVGAATNAVRIAQKWIKREEA; encoded by the coding sequence ATGAAAAAGTACAATGTAGCAATCGTTGGAGCTACTGGTGCGGTTGGCGAAGAGCTGTGTAGAGTTTTAGAAGAGGTTGACTTTCCTGTCAATAATCTTGTTCCATTAGCAAGTAGCAAAAGTGCAGGACTTGAAGTTGAGTTCAAAGGTAAAGCCTATAAAGTGCTTGAGCTTACTGAAAAATCTTTTGAGGAGAATGATGTCGAGATTGCATTTTTTAGCGCAGGTGGTGACATCTCAGCACACTATGCTCCATTTGCAGCAGAAGCTGGTGCAGTCGTCATTGACAATACAAGCCATTTTAGAATGGACCCCGATGTTCCTTTGGTTGTTCCTGAGTGTAATCCTGCGGATATTGACCAATGGCAAAACAGAGGCATTATCGCTAATCCAAACTGCTCAACCATTCAAATGGTGCAAGTGTTAAAACCACTTGATGATCTGTTTAACATTACACGTGTCGATGTTGCAACTTACCAAGCGGTCAGCGGTGCTGGAAAAAGTGGTATGGAAGAACTCGTCAATCAAATGCAAGATTTTTTTGCATTCAAACTTGATCAATGTGAGCCTAAAACGTTCGCACATCAAATTGCGCTTAATGTTATTCCTCATATTGACGTATTTATGGACAATGCGTACACCAAAGAAGAGATGAAAATGGTCAATGAGACTCAAAAAATCTTGGGTAAAAAAATGGAAATCAGCGCAACATGTGTTCGTGTGCCTGTCATGAGAAGTCACTCTGAAGCCATTACTATTCATTTTGAAAAAGATGTCAATTTAGACAAAGCGATTGAAGCACTTAAAAATGCTGAGAATGTTGTGGTTATCGATAATCCAGCGAAAAAAGAGTACCCAATGCCAATTATCTCAACTGATACCAATGAAACTTATGTGGGAAGAATTCGTAAAGATATCAACCGCGATAACGTACTTCATTTGTGGTGTGTGGCGGATCAAATTCGTGTAGGAGCGGCAACAAATGCTGTTAGGATTGCACAAAAATGGATTAAAAGAGAAGAAGCGTAA
- a CDS encoding sigma-54-dependent transcriptional regulator has product MHVAIVEDDINMRKSLEIALGEYEEFKISTYKSALDALKKIDSSVDLIVTDINMPGMDGIEFIKKLDGQYDIIVITGNATLSRAIESVRLGVKDFLTKPFEIETLVEAIKRHDKIRTKVKESFEKIDSTKEENGDFIATSPELEKALTIARKAAKTDVSVLLLGESGVGKELFANYVHKNSPRAKNPFVAINMAAIPENLLESELFGYEKGAFTDAIAEKKGYFEVANGGTLFLDEIGEMPMTLQAKLLRVIQERVMVRVGGTKELTIDVRIVSATNADIKKSIKEGHFREDLYYRLNTIPIEIAPLRQRKEEILPICEVILERVTKKYGLQKRYFSEEAIESLMTYRWPGNIRELISVVERAVILSDTEAISKEDLFLESRNWFSS; this is encoded by the coding sequence ATGCATGTCGCAATTGTAGAAGATGATATAAATATGAGAAAATCCCTAGAGATAGCACTTGGGGAGTATGAAGAATTTAAAATTTCTACCTACAAAAGCGCATTGGATGCACTTAAAAAGATTGATTCCAGTGTTGATTTGATTGTGACAGACATTAATATGCCTGGAATGGATGGCATTGAATTTATTAAAAAGCTTGATGGTCAGTATGATATTATCGTGATTACGGGTAACGCGACACTAAGCCGTGCCATTGAGTCTGTTCGATTGGGTGTGAAAGATTTTTTAACCAAACCTTTTGAAATCGAAACACTCGTTGAAGCGATCAAGCGACACGATAAAATTCGTACTAAAGTAAAAGAGAGTTTTGAAAAGATCGATAGCACTAAAGAGGAAAATGGCGATTTTATCGCTACTTCTCCTGAGCTTGAAAAAGCACTAACGATTGCAAGAAAAGCGGCAAAAACAGATGTAAGTGTGCTTCTTTTAGGTGAAAGTGGTGTGGGAAAAGAGCTTTTTGCCAATTACGTGCATAAAAATTCCCCACGCGCTAAAAATCCTTTTGTAGCGATCAATATGGCAGCAATTCCTGAAAACCTTTTGGAAAGCGAGCTTTTTGGCTATGAAAAAGGTGCATTTACCGATGCGATTGCGGAGAAAAAAGGTTATTTTGAAGTTGCCAATGGTGGAACACTTTTCTTAGATGAAATTGGTGAAATGCCAATGACACTTCAAGCAAAGCTTTTAAGGGTGATTCAAGAACGTGTCATGGTTCGAGTAGGTGGAACAAAAGAGTTAACAATTGATGTGCGTATTGTTTCTGCAACGAATGCCGATATTAAAAAAAGCATCAAGGAAGGTCATTTTAGAGAAGACCTTTACTATAGGCTCAATACGATTCCTATTGAAATAGCACCGCTTCGACAACGTAAAGAGGAAATTTTACCTATTTGCGAGGTGATTTTAGAGCGTGTGACGAAGAAATATGGTTTGCAAAAGCGTTATTTTTCAGAAGAGGCAATCGAATCTTTAATGACCTATCGATGGCCTGGAAATATTAGAGAGTTGATCTCTGTCGTCGAGCGTGCAGTGATCTTGAGTGATACCGAAGCGATCAGTAAAGAAGATCTTTTCTTAGAGAGTCGTAATTGGTTTAGTTCGTAG